A single Phytohabitans houttuyneae DNA region contains:
- a CDS encoding L-rhamnose mutarotase has protein sequence MERICFQLHVRPDAVEEYRRRHAEVWPDMRAALSAAGWHNYSLFLRPDGLAVGYLESPDFAASLERMDGLDVNTRWQAEMAPLVVRATGRRADQSLEQLPEIFHLD, from the coding sequence ATGGAACGGATCTGCTTCCAGCTGCACGTCCGGCCGGACGCCGTCGAGGAGTACCGCCGCCGCCACGCCGAGGTCTGGCCGGACATGCGGGCGGCGCTCAGCGCGGCCGGCTGGCACAACTACAGCCTCTTCCTGCGCCCGGACGGGCTGGCCGTCGGCTACCTGGAGTCGCCGGACTTCGCCGCCTCGCTGGAGCGCATGGACGGCCTCGACGTCAACACCCGGTGGCAGGCCGAGATGGCGCCGCTGGTCGTCCGCGCCACCGGGCGGCGGGCCGACCAGAGCCTGGAACAGCTGCCCGAGATCTTCCACCTCGACTGA